Genomic DNA from Coffea arabica cultivar ET-39 chromosome 7e, Coffea Arabica ET-39 HiFi, whole genome shotgun sequence:
ATACAAATTGAAAGGGGCTAAAAAAAGGGATAGATAGTGCTTACCGAAGAGACAGCAAAATCGAGTGAGAGGTGAGAGAGAATCTGATCTGAGGTACTTTACGTAGTACGGCGGCTTTGTGAGAGAACAAAGATAAAATAAAGAGCTGTAAAttgaacccaaaaaaataatactataaaaaaattaatagggCAAAATATTCATGggggtggaggtggaggtggaggtggaggaggTGGTGCAGTCTTTTGttaagtctctctctctctctctctctctctcgtatTATCCTTCTTTTCTCGTTGGTTGGGGTTGTCGTCTCAGTGTGTGACTGTGTGAGAGAGAAAGATAACGCAAACTGCTAGTGAAAGGCTACAGGGCTGCTGGCTACTTTACCAGCGACCAAACGAGACCGAACCCACCAGCCACCACAGCGCTGGTTCGATTCAAGAAGACGCGGCAGCAGAggccagagagagagagggagagagcagCTCTTAATTTGTTCAAGCCCATATTGGACCTTTGTTGTGGTTAGGTCATTTAATCGTGGTTGAGTTCAGCTTTTGTGCCACTTCAGAAATCGATAtggaaaaaaagtttttttttttaaatatatatattacgTATTTCATGTTCCACTTCAATGTAGTGTTGGGATCCTGGGCTTTGGTGGGCCGAATCTATTGTAGCTCCAACTGGATTCGGTTTGGACTTCATTTTAGGGCTGTGATCATATGCCGCTTCCAAGGTCCAAGCATGCCCAATGGATTTGCCCAACACTTTGGTTATGTGTGAGAAAACCAGCTGTCATGAAGTACGAGCAAAGTTAACCAAAATCCAAAAAACATGTTTGAGTGAGTAGTTTGTCTGGACAATGGGTTATTTtctcaaatatatttgcttatatcatcattataatttttaatacagttttttatctttttaattacttttttatctcacaaacATCATATCACAAAGAGTGTTACactaaaaatatctcaaataatttacaatccaaataaACAAGGTGCGACTCCGTCCggttgttatattttttatattactTGATATATACTTATATTACATTGTTGTAATCATAGTAAAAGtaacatataaaaataaaatacttgACACATATTTAATCTAGCATTTTATTGATTCATATGCCAAAAAATTGAACACATGCAATGCAACAATTGAACAGAACAAAACGCAGCGGCACTGAATCCGTCTTTGAGCGAGAGAGGTTCAGAGTTATTGAatcttattaattttttttttcctacacCAATAGGAGAAGGCGATGACGGAATATATACTTCGAAATGGCCAAAAGTTAGATTCCTTTTCATGCTGTCCACACACTTCATGCCTCACTCACCCGTTAAAGttaaaccacaaaatcaaaCTAAGGGATAAACCTTAGTAGAGATTTTTCTTAATATTACTTGACATTCCCAAGGTTTAAAAAATATGACTTACTTCCCTTAATAATTTTAAAAGGACTATATTAACCTTAATTTGATACATAATTCATATATCGAATAAATgaagttcaaatttttttaaaaaaaaaaaagataaacaaaaaacaaaagtcacatttttctctttctagtttctctaacattctctcttacttttttttttttgggatgactatgcaattttttatttgtaaattatggtaaaattgaattttgtttatcGTTTGCTTCTCGTGATTATAATAGTGTGGggtataatttatttatttattttgaattgATTTTTTTAATGATCTGTATAATTTAAAAGTTTGGATAGAAGTTGAGAAGacgttagaaaaaaaaattatgaggTTCACAAGAAATGGGTTTTGAACACACAAAGTTAAATTGATATCAGTGCATTTCTTTGCAaatatcttttttgtttttcaaatttataaatttttatgGACCATACCACTGTGACATAGGAGTACTACGAGATATTATTTTTTAGGCGATGGTTTTATTGGAGTCAACGGAGTGGTTTGGgagtatttttatttatttagtgaGTGAAAGGGTAgtttatgatttttaaaaagttttgttatacaaataacaaaaataggggaggtaagtgatattttttaaactttgAGGGGCCTAAATGATATTAAAAGAAACTTCAGGGatggtttctgatattatccgtTAAACAGCTGTACTTAGGTGCGCAGGCGGTTGGAAATTGGaatactttcttttcttgcGCTCTTTTGCTCATTCCAGTTCGCCCAATAAAGCAAGCTCTCTCATCCCACCGACGCCACAGAAGCCTTGTTTGACCGGGGGAATTCGCAAACCATTTCCAAATGGGGGACGAGATCAAGAGTTCAATCTTTGCTTTCGCATCGGTGCTAGCATCTCTCAGTTACTGCTACTTCATTGCTGCAAGAATCCCAAAAGGCTTCTTGAGGCTGATTTGTCTCCTACCCGTCTACTATCACTTCACAATTCTCCCACTTTACGTGCCCAGTGTCTTCTTTAGAGGAGTCTCAGCACTCTTCATAACATGGCTGGGCAACTTCAAGCTGCTCCTCTTTGCCTTTGGACGAGGTCCACTCTCCTCGGACCAATCCATGCCCTTGCACATCTTCATCGCCTCCGGTGCTCTCCCCATCAGAACCAAGCTGCCAAATGTCAACCCCTCATCTACTTCTTCCGGACCCTCCAAGAAAAAGCTACCgtttttaaataatttaggAACGGAGATCTTAGCTTTATCCGTTATATTTGGGCTAGCTGCCAAATATAAAGAAAGTGTACACCCCGCAGTTGTACAAATAGCCTATAGCATCGCGATGTTTTTCCTAATTGAAGTTCTGGTGGCGCTCTCTAGTTTCGTGGTCCGAGCCCTGGTGGGTCTAGAGCTGGAGGCACCTTCCGACGAGCCCTACTTATCAGCTTCTCTGCAAGATTTCTGGGGCAAGAGGTGGAACCTCTCAGCAGCAAATGCACTGCGGCACACAATATACAAGCCCGTCAGGTCAATATCGGAGATCGTACTGGGGAATCGATCCGCCGTACTGGCTGCCATCTTCGCGACCTTTGTTGTCTCTGGTCTAATGCATGAACTCATATACTATTACGTCTCAGGCGCGAAGCCCTCCTGGGAAGTGACCTGGTTCTTCGTTCTGCATGGAATTTGTGTTATGATTGAACTGGTATTGAAGACAGCCGTGGGAGGAAAATGGGAGGTGCCCCGGTTAATTGCGGCCCCGTTGACAATTGGGTTTGTGGCTGCAACCGGTATGTGGCTGTTTTTCCCTCCGTTGACCAAGATGGAAATTGATAGAATGATTTTTGAAGAGTTCAGTCAAGCTGGCGAGTATGTGAATGGTAGGCTGGTGGCCTTATCTCCACTGTCCTGGGCCACGAGTTGAGGAGCTAGGAGCCGGGCAGTCTGAAAACGACGACGGGCCATCAAGAAGGGGTCTTCGACATTTCCGTCATAATAAAATGGACAACTGTTTGTCCGTAGTTGACTTTAAAATCaatcatgcatgcatgtggtcCCCTTCTAGTGATTCTAGCGCTGAATTTCGGGATTTTATATATCAGTTGTAATATTGTCGCTTCTTCGCAGACTGGATGCTGCGACTTTTCGTGTGCTTTCTGCAATTCAAGAGCCAGTTTGGTTTTGGATTGCCTGTTATTAAAATGTAGTACTACCATAACTAGCGGGTCATttgatttaatatatgtgaCGTAGAAGGAAGGGTTGAAAATGCGTAGGTGGGCCCGAGCTTTTCAATCAACGGCTCCAAATTACTTGACTTTGTGCCCTCGACTGAAAGGAAAGcatctcatcatcatcatccaagtagtagtattaattatttttcttagCACGAAACCTGTTGGTTATTGCCTTTTTGATGCTTTTAAAATCTCCATAGGAAACAAAGAGAAATCTGTGAGGAGAATTCGATCAGACTCCGATTCACCTTGAATCTTCAACCACCAATATATTACTCCGATCACACTCTGTCCAATTGGACACTTGTATACTATCAAAATGTTGCACGTTTTAGCACGACGGTTTCTTCAAGAAATAAAGGAGGCTTGTAAAATGACATtacttattttattatattgtgGTTCTCGACCTATTTTTAAAGTGAATTCGACGAGAAATCAATGCAGGAGTTGAATCCTGACCTTTCATTCGTCCGTCGAGACTTAAATGTCTTTGGGGTACCGACACCGAAGGGGTTGTTGCGTCCTTTATGCAACATGAGTGTACCTTGTCCTTCCACTTCTTTAAATCATAGGTCCCGCATCCTGTTTCAAATCTCGATGTTTCCctttaaagaaaaagaagaaactcaagaaaaaatCTCGATATTTCAAATGATTCCATAACTTTGAAGCTTTTAGCAGTCTCCGGTTCGATATTACGAAGAAAGAGACGATAAAAAGCGCATTGCGTACTATGCTAATGATAATGGAGGCATAAACAAGCATGCTCATGATAATAAGTTTAACCGCACGCtatcattttgattttttatttctcaCGCTTTCTTGGTTTCGCGCATATACCTCCTTGGTCACGAGTTTTGCCCTGGGTACATCATATGACAATTCTAGGGTTGCGGTGGAAACTGGAAAGTGAACGTTTCTGCTGGGTACGGTGCCGGGCAGAGGAAGGCTGCCATAAAGCGGGAGGAATATGTACGGTAGGGGCAGTTGCTCGtgggacccaaaaaaaaattgcagttcACAAAAAATGACCTTTTGAAATTACAGGGGCAGCCTTTTTGGCAAATTTTAGTCATCATAAAATTGCCCGATAATTggagatatttttaaaactctCCGCACATGCGGACTCCAACAAAAATGAATATATAAGGTGAATGGTGCCAAAGTaacatgaaagaaaaaaaggagcgggaagaaagaaaatggtggaCTTTTCAAACATAGTGCTgcaattttgtttttgaaatgaaaagataAATAATATATGAAAAGGTAATTGACTCGTATGTATTGTAGAAGAATAAGTTAATTAAGTGGAGTGTAAAGatgaatggaagaattaggaaTTCAAATGTGATTACATTACATGCAATTAATGAAAGCAATAAATGTTAGTATTGTGAacaaaaaaatgtaattaaaaATTGGATGAAATTAAATTTTTGCATATGTGCACGAAGGATTGAAGTCCCCACATATTGTTTAAACATGagaaataatattttatttttacaaaattataacATATTACGTTagtatataaaatttttatccaaataaaaaggaaaagaaaagaaccaaaaaaaaaaaatttgtaccaTGACACAAATAGTGATTGTGAcaagtataaaatttttatcCTGTCTCCGGGCTTTATATCGACTGATGATTAATTTATCAACTCAGACTAATGTATATACATATTTACTGTTTAGCCCTTTAGAAATTCCACATATATGtttatgttttatttttctgttACATAGTTTATTCACTATTGCCTGCCGGCTGCCTTAACTCAGGATAAACCAATTAAGTATCTAAATTTAGTAGGTTTAGATATTTAAATGTTTAGAAAAtatgaataaaaacaaaacaaaaacatctGAATGAATTAATTGAGtgatattaaattttttagataaaatttattttaaaaaataaataataaattatttatttattacataATACGACACacactcaaatatatttaatttaatattttaagtttcaaaattttcagaCTTGAGCTGTTTAACCAAACGTAGGACCCACAAGGCAATTGGACAACGGTCCCACGCGAAGTTGTTATGATTGTAGTCCCCACTTCGCACGCTGGAAACTACCACCAAACTAGTAAACGACAGGTATTTATCTTGAATCTAATAAACACCAGCGTTTACTATCCAAAATTAGTTTGGTGGAATAATTATTTGAAGATAGCAACCACCAAACTACTGCGTTTACTATCCAAAGCTACCACCAAACTAGTAAACGCAGGtgtttttcttaaaaagttattagattctttaatttttcctactGTTGTaagaaagggcaaaaaaaaaacaaaaaaaaagtcaagTTCGTTGGATTCAATgaccaaaaaagaaagggtcaagttCGTTGGATTCACCGTACGGAGCATTAACTTTTCCTACAGTTGTAGAAACCATCTGAAGTCTCCGCTGGTGCAACAAGGAAGAATTTTTACTTGGTTACGAGTTTTACTTTTAACTTGTTGGGTATGTGACCATTTGAGACGTTCGTGCAATATTTGCTTTCGCAGTTGCTTCATTTGTGAACAAAAATCTTCCTCGCAACGGTTTCTGCTTTTGTTCTTTAAACAGATGGGTCTCTGCGACCAACTTTGACactttctaattttctttttctccaagCTTTTCATCATTGTCGACTTGCAATGCAAACCTTTTATATCCTTCCTACCACTACTGATGAAAATTAGAATGTTTTTTCATCAATTCAGCACTTTCTCGTCACTTCTTTTGAGTCGAAGGGCGAATGACTGCAAACTAATGCATTTGGAATGGGAAAAAGAATGGACGAGAAAACTGTACCAGAAGATAAATGAAAAACAATTAATTAGCTAGACGAAGGGTATAACTAACTTCCTCTATGAATTGGTCAATGACTTGGGACTTTGTTTCTGGGACTTTGTTCCTGAGCATTGATTGAGGAGGACCAGCAGCATTGATTGAAACCTCAAGGTTTAAAAGGCGTCTTAGAACCAAATTTTAGGGGTACCTGAATTATGAATCTCACTCATTATTGCATACGAATTATTAAAAGGTGAAACGAATGCGAATTTGTTAAAACACAATTAAAGTTCCTCTTAAGGTATGCCGCACTTCTGTGTTTGGAAGTGTATCTATTCAATCATCCAATGTTCCTACTGGCGTTATCCAAAATCATCGAATAGTTCGGAGTATTTATTTTCTCGTACGATCATCAAAGATTGGATCATCAAAAGCTTTGGACCGACTCAGCAGTTGATTCGACATCACGATAAATTGTACTTGAAAAATCTACCTTGTATACAAGAAGAATGGGAGGTTTGGTTTTTGCCTCCTTGTTGCTACTTGACTTCCTAATAATTTGACAAGTTGCATAACTCTAATATTTTTCTTGCCTCTTgcatatcattttttttttttctgttctttcttCATGCCAAATCGAGCAAGTCTGGCTCTTTTATTCTCCTTCTGAGcccaatgaatttttttaacctTAATTATTTGATTAAGTGAGTGTACTGTCTAATTCATCGCCATTAGATTAGTTTTAATATACTAATACTACATTACAATCCTTGAATCAATTTTCATTCTGTTCTAATTGTCTACATATTATATAAGAAGACATGAGAATTTAATGTAGCACTCTCATTTCTTGACACATGACATAACTCTCCTTCAAGAAATCTATGATTTTTCTCCCACTTTTTATCTCCCTACTTCTATCTTGATGGATCAAGACAAAAGATGTATCATACAGGATAAGATAAAAGATTTCAATTGCAAGTCATTTTGCATAATTGCAAGaacttgtattgtttttatATATTGTCTAATTTATGACTATAGAATCAAGTTTTGTAGattaatgaaaaacttttaatcCTTGGACATTGATTAATTATGTTTGATTAGTAGCTAACCAACTATTACATTTAAACAGTTCCTCTATGTAATCAATTAAAGtctctttttctatttctttataAATTGTTTCTAAAAGTTGCAcagaaaaatcagatttttttcCTTCCCAATTGTATTCAACTGTGCACCTGTTTCATTGCTTGCCGTCATTAACTTCAAGATCAGTTATGGATTTAATAGATGCTGTGTTTATTGTCTCCTTGATTTAGAAGAGCTAACTTCATAAATGGAATTTCTTCTTATGCTCAATTTTTCTCGTGTTTTTGTCTATTATGTACCAAAAA
This window encodes:
- the LOC113689639 gene encoding acyl-CoA--sterol O-acyltransferase 1-like, with product MGDEIKSSIFAFASVLASLSYCYFIAARIPKGFLRLICLLPVYYHFTILPLYVPSVFFRGVSALFITWLGNFKLLLFAFGRGPLSSDQSMPLHIFIASGALPIRTKLPNVNPSSTSSGPSKKKLPFLNNLGTEILALSVIFGLAAKYKESVHPAVVQIAYSIAMFFLIEVLVALSSFVVRALVGLELEAPSDEPYLSASLQDFWGKRWNLSAANALRHTIYKPVRSISEIVLGNRSAVLAAIFATFVVSGLMHELIYYYVSGAKPSWEVTWFFVLHGICVMIELVLKTAVGGKWEVPRLIAAPLTIGFVAATGMWLFFPPLTKMEIDRMIFEEFSQAGEYVNGRLVALSPLSWATS